DNA from Streptomyces sp. NBC_01260:
CAGTACAACCGCCACCAGGGCAATCGCTTTTCGGCGCACGAGGGCCTACCTCCCGCCAAGGGGTGATCAAGGAATATCGCAGACCGTATTTCGCATACAGTCCGCAAGGCAAGAGGGGTGCTCACATAGCGGACGGTTTTTACTGACGATCGGATAACGGCGGGTGCGGAAGGCGTGAAGGCACCTGTCCGCACCCGCCGATGTCAGCCCTGCGCGATGAGCCAGTGACACTGTGCGGCCGGGCGGGCGTCCACCGAGGTCGTGACGACCGGGCTCCCGGGCGCCGGGCCTCCCCCGCCTCCCAGCCATTTCAGCCCGTTCACCACGAACCGGCTCTGCGTCTCACTGGCGAATCCGACGCGTTGCGGGGCGGCCTTCGGGGCGCCGATGCCTCCGCGGACTCCGACGGTGGCCCTGGATGCTGTCATGCGGAACCGTCCTTGTGAACGTCGCGCGTACTCAGGGCTGGCTGACGAGATTGGCCACGTTCGAGGAGGAGTTGGAGGGACCGCCCCGACCGTTGATGACGTGGCGGATCGTTCCGGTCCCGCCGAGCGAGACGGTCACCATGCTCTGGAACCGCACGTTCGGGTTGTCCGGGACCTCGAAGGCGTGCTCGGCCGCCACGGCCGGGTTCGAGCTGAAGAAGCAGTAGCTGCCGAGCCCGTACGCCTGATGGCTGGTGACCGAGGCCGCGACCTTGTAGGCGGCGTAGCCCTGGATGGAGCCGTTCATCCAGGACGCCTGGTCGGGCACGTCGTACGGCATCTCGTTCTGGTAGAAGTACGTGCGCCCGCCGTTGCCGTTCCAGATCGTCTGGTGCTTCTGGTAGTGCTCGACGAACAGTCCGTACATCGTCACGTCGTCGCCGTTGACGACGAGTCCGGTGTCCGCCTTGTTGCTGTTCCAGCCGATGCCGGTGCCGTGGTCGCCGCGCCAGATCCACATGTGGTCGCCGATGACGTGGTCGCTGTTGACCACCAGGCTGGTGGTCGCCCGGCCCACGGCCGCGCCGCCGACCCGGAAGAAGACGTCGTGCAGCGAGGTCGGATTCGCCGCGTGCGCGGCCGAGGAGCCGGCCGGGCCGACCTCCATCAGGGTCGGGGAGTTCGTCGTCCCGGCGTCGAAGAGGATGCCCGCGACCTTGACCCCGTCGACGTCCGCCACTGTCATCGCGGTGACCCCGTTGTCCGGAATGAACGTGGCGAGGCCGAGACCCAGGACGACGGTGTCGGGCCTGGTCACCTTCAGGGTCTGGTCGAGGTGGTAGACACCGGGGGTGACCAGCAGGTTCTTGCCCTCGGCCAGCGCGGCGTTGATTTGCGCGGCCGTGGCTCCCGCCTTCACGACGAAGAACTTGTCCAGGGAGAGCGAGGTGCCCGCGGCGTTGCCGCCCGCCCAGGTGGTGCCGGAGGCGTTGTCACGGAGGGCCGGGACGAACACCTGGTAGGCGCCGCTGCCGTCCACGTACAGGAAGGGCTTCTCCCGGATCACGGGGGCCTGGTTCACCGTGGTGTAGGGCGGGTTGGGGAAGCTGGTGGCCGGTACTCCCTGGCTGCCGACGAAGACCATGTTCCAGTTGGAGCCGGTCCAGCTGCCGAGCGTGGAGTTACGGGTGATCCACTGCTGCTGCGTACCGGACCGCACCTGGCCGTCGATCTTGGTGTCGGCCATGAAGCCGCCGCTCGCCCAGCCGCCGTCGTCCAGGGCCAGGTTGCCGCGCACATGCATGCGCCGGTACGGGGCCGCCTGGGACACGGCCCAGCGGTCGGTGCCGCCGGTCGGGTTCACCGAGAGGTTCTCGGCGCCGCGCCAGAAGTTCTGGGTTGCGTTCTGCGGCGGGAACCAGTCCGCCTCGGCGTGGACGGCGCCGTTGATCGTCACCGAGTCGGGCGACTGGCCGAGTCCGAGGACCTGGGTGTAGAAGCCCACGTTGACGTCGTTGCTGTACGTACCCGGCTTGAACATCACCGCGTAGCGCTGGTTGCCGAACTGGTTGGTCTCCTGCTGCCGGAAGATCGTGTCGAGCCGGCCCTGGATGGTGGACGACGGCATCGACGGGTCGAAGACCACCACGTTCGGCCCGAGGTCGACATCGCCCGGCGCGGTGGCGACCGGTGTGACCTGGAACCGCTGGGCCGCGGAGTTGTTGCAGGTGTACTGGACGAGCTGGACGCTGTCGGCCATGGAGGCGGCGGGCACGTCCAGGCACTTGCCGCTGTTGCGGTTGACGAAGTGGTAGGCGCCGCCGCCCTCGTCGACGGGCTGCCACTGCTGGTTGGTGCCGCCGCCGTACGCCCAGAGGTGGACGGCGGCGTTGTCGGCGGTGGACACGTTGCTGACGTCCACGACCTGGTTGGCGTCGTTGCGGTTGTTGATGCGCACGTAGCCGCCGCTGGTCGCGGTCAGACTCCACTGCTGGGCGGTGGAGTTGTTGCACGTGTACTGCTGGACGGCGGTGCCGTTGACGGTCGCGGCGGAGCGGGCGTCCAGGCACTTGCCGCTGCCGCTGTTGACGACGGTCGCCCAGCCGGTCGGCAGTGCGGCGGCCGCCGCGGCGGCGCGCGGGGCGCTCCCGGCCGGGACCGCGGCCGGGGCGGGGGTGGCGGCCAGGACCGACCCGGCGAGGGCGCCGACCGCGAACACCGCGGTCAGCGCCCGCCGTCGGCGGGTCGGCGAGGGGCCGGATCGGCCCTCCGTGGGCCTTCGGACAGATCTGAGCACGGTTTACTCCTGTGCGGGTGACTGTGCGGGTGAGACGGTGCGATGGGCGGGACGGTCAGCCGGCGTACTGGGCGAACACCTTCGTGAAGTCCCAGGGCTGCTGGGAGACGCCCGAGCAGGTGTCGGCGCCGCCGCCGGTGCACGGGCGGTCCCGGTTGACGGACCAGAAGGTGAGCCGGGCCAGATGGCGCTGCTGGGCGTAGGCCAGGATGGTGCGGAAGTCCGCGACCGTCACCGTCTCGTTGTCGTCGGTAATGCCGTTCATCGAGGAGATCCCGGTGTGCCGGTATGCCTGGTCGTCCGTGTATCCGTAGGCGTTCTTGACCGCGTTCTTCAGCCCTTCGGCCGCGCTGACGGTGAGGTTGCCCATGTTCTTGCCCGCCCCGCCGAAGTCGAACGGCATGATCGTCCAGCTGTCCACGGTCAGCCCGGAGGCCGAGGCCTTGCGGATGAGGCTGTCGTCGGGTCCGCTCTGGCCGGTACCGAACGTGACGTACAACTTGATGCCCGGGTTGGCGGCCTTCACCGTCTTCAGGGCGTCGACCGTGCGCTGCTGCACCGTGGCACTGGCGTACGCGTCGGCCTCGATGTCGATGTCGATCGCCTTGAGTCCGTAGGCGTTGATCACCTTCTGGTACGCGGCCGCCAGCTCGGCGGCGCTGGAGCAGGAGCTCTCCAGCTTGTTGCCGCTCCACCCGCCGAAGGACGGGATGACATCGCCGCCCGCGGCGCGGACGGTGTTCACCGTCTGCTGGTCGACACCGCCGGTCAGCGGCCTGCCGCCGTCCCACTGCGGGTTGCAGTAGCCGTTGCTGAGGACGAAGGCGAGCGTGAACCACTTGACGCCGGTGGCGTTCATGACCGTGGTCGGGCTGGGCGGGCTGCCCCAGCCGTTGTAGAGGTAGGGCGCGACCGCCATGGCCCCGGGACCGGCCGGGTCTCCCCCTCCTCCCCCGACGGCGGGCGCGGTCCACTTCTGGTTGGCGGCCCCGGTGCAGGTCCAGATCTGGAGCCGGGTGCCGTTGGCCGAACTGTTCCCCGTGGCGTCCAGGCACTTGTCCGCCTGCGGGTTCACGATGTCGCGCGCGCCGCTCACGCTCCAGCGCTGGGCCGCCGAGCCGTTGCAGTCCCACAGCTGTACGACGGACCCGTTCGCCGTTCCGCCCGACGCGACGTCAAGACACTTGCCCAGCGCCTTGACCGTCCCGTCGCCGCCCAGGCTCCACTGCTGGGCGGCGGAGCCGTTGCAGTCGTAGAGCTGGACGGGAGTGCCGTTGGCGGTGCCGCCCGCGGCGATGTCGACGCACTTTCCGCCGACCCCGGTGATCTGTCCGGTGGCGGCGGCCGCGCCCAGGGCGGGCGAGCCGGTCAGCCCGGCGAGGAGGGCCGCGGCGGCCACGACTCCCAGGGCGCTCCGTACGGCGGGTGCGTGCCCGCGCAGCAGGTCTCGGCGCATCAACTGTTCACCGTCCACTTCTGGTTGGTGGCCCCGGTACAGGTCCAGATCTGGAGCCGGGCGCCGTTGGCCGAACTGTTCCCCGTGACATCGAGGCACTTGTCCGCCTGCGGGTTCACGATGTCGCGCGCCCCACTGACCGCCCAGCGTTGGGCCGCCGAGCCGTTGCAGTCCCACAACTGGACGACGGACCCGTTAGCCGTCCCGCCCGACGCGACGTCAAGACACTTGCCCAGCGCCCTGATCGTCCCGTCACCGCCGACGCTCCACTTCTGGGCGGCGGTGCCGTTGCAGTCGTAGAGCTGGACGGGGGTGCCGTTGGCGCTGCTCGCCGCGGCCACGTCGACGCACTTGCCGGCCAGGCCGGTGATGGTCCCCGAACCGGCCGGGGGCTGGCTGTCGCTGGTGGTGACGCGTACGTGGTCGACGACGAGTTGCTGGGGGAAGGTGGTGTTGTTGTCGGGGTCGCCGGGCCAGTAGCCGCCGACGGCGAGGTTGAGGATGAGGAAGAAGGGTTTGTTGAAGGCCCAGGTGTTGCCGCCGGTGTCGGCGGGGGTGCGGTGCTGGTAGACGTTGCCGTCGACGGACCAGGTGACGGAGTCGGGTGCCCAGTCGATGGCGAAGGTGTGGAAGGCGTCGGCGAAGGCCTGGCCGCCGGGGAGGGTGTATCCGGCGCCGATGCCCGCGGAGCCTGAGTAGCCGGGGCCGTGCAGGGTGCCGTGGACGGTGGAGGGTTCGAAGCCGACGTTCTCCATGATGTCGATCTCGCCGGAGTTGGGCCAGCCGACCTGTCCGATGTTGTCGCCGAGCATCCAGAAGGCGGGCCACATGCCCTGGCCGCGCGGGATCTTCATCCGGGCCTCGACGTGGCCGTAGGTCTGGGTGAACTTGCCCGAGGTGTTCAGCCGGGCGGAGGTGTACTGGCAGGCGCCGTACCAGCACTGGTAGTTGTTCGGGTTCTCCTTGCGCGCGGTGATGACCAGATGGCCCTGACCGTCCAGCGCGGCATTGCTGCTGCCCGCCGTGTAGTACTGCCGCTCATGGTTGTTGACGTTGTCACCGGTCTCGGTCTGCCATCTGGCGCCGTTGACCGCCGAGCCGGCGGAACCGTCGAACTCCTCGTCGAACGTCATGGTGGCCGAGGCCGCGGCGCCCGAGAGGGCGGGTGACCGCGCGGGGGCGCCGCCGCCCACGAGAGTAGTCGTGACCAGGGCAAGGGTCACAGCCGAGAGTACGGAGCGCAGCAGACGCCGCGACAAGCGTGGGGAGTCCATGACTCTCCCTTCCTGTGCATGAGGGGGAAAGAGAATCTGTCATGCATATGACATGACAGACGCAGGGCGCACTGGGACATGCCGAAGCTGCGCCGACCGGGGCGGGATGCCGCTTGGGGAGTGGGGCGAGTGCGGGTGGGAGTGCAGGCACGTGCGGTGAAATCACTGTGGGGGCACTGTGGAACTGCTGTGCACGGAGGCTTAATTCACTACGTGATTTAAGAAGTGAACCAATGGACTGTCAAGACCCTGGTCTGTACCAGTACACGTCCGCACCCTCACCCCGTCCGGCTTGGGCGGACATGCCTCAGGTGTCCACGCCACCACTCACGGCTCACCGGCAACAGGCGCCGCGTGAACAAGAGTCAAAGGCGGTACGCCCGATGCGCGACTGCGACCGTCGACCTCATGACGCCCACCCCATCGCGGACCCCGCGCCCCGGCGCCCCGAGTCAGGCCGGACCGCCGGCCTGTCGCACGTGCAAGTGACCGTCCCTCGGAAAGGAGGGCGGCCAGGCCGGAAGGACCCGGCGAAACCCGTACCGGGCCTTCTCCGCCACCCGGCAGGAGGCGGGATTGTCCACCTGGTGGAGCAGGTTGAGGCTTTCCAGGCCTTCGGCCGCGAAAGCCTGGAAAGCCCAGCCGGTGAGAGCCTCCAGAGCCCTGGGGGCCACCCCGCGACCGCGGGCGTGCGCCACCGTCCAGTAGCCGACCTCTGCGGACTCCCGGCCGGAACCCGCCCCCTTGATGACGACGCTGCCCACCAACCGCCCCTCGCCGGGACCGGGGCGCTCCTCGCGCACGGCGAAGCCCAGCCGCTCCCCGGTGACCCAGCCGCACCTCTGGACCTCCAGCCACCCCCGTACGTCCTCAGGGGTCTCCAGGGGGCCGCTCGCCCCACGACGCAACGCGGGGTCGCGGAACGCCTCGACCAGCGGCTCGATGTCCCCGTCACCCCAAGGGCGCAGCAGGAGCGCGGAAGCGGACGGCGTCGCGTCCACCCGCAAGGTGATGTTCATCAAAGTCCTCCCCGGAAGGCTCATCCGATCGTCCCTCATCCCGTGAGCTGTGGTCCGTACGGTCACAGGTCTCGGACCAGGGGCCGCAGGAGCCCCACAGCGCATCGCGCCAGGACGGCACACGGCGCATGACACATGGCGACACAACTAAGGTTAGGCTTACCTAATTCACATCCGTTCAACAGGGAGTCCCCTTGAGCATCGAAGCCGACACAGACACCGTCCCGGCCGGGCCGACCGACGCGGAGCAGGTCCGCACGGTGCTGTCCCGCGCGACCTCACTGTCCCTCACCACGACCGGGCAGGCCTACGACCTGATCGGACTGCACTCGGTCAGCACCAAGGGGCAGGTCACCCTCCACCCCCACCCCGGCAGCCCCCTGGCCCAGGAGGCCGTCGACGCGCCCATGCGCAGCCTTGCCGCCCTGCTGGAGTTCACCGACATCGCCCCCACCCCGCTGCGCGACCGCGTCCGCGCCAGGGTGACGGTCTCCGGCTGGCTGGCGCCCGCGGGCGGCGGCGCACTGCGGCTCGACGCGGCGCGGGTCTCCCTGCGGACCCCGGCGGGCGCGACGGATGTCGGGCTGGACGAGATCGCCCTCGCCGAACCCGACCCGCTGGCCGTCGAGGAGGCCGCCATGCTGACTCATCTGGCCGACTCTCACGAGGAGTTGATGGCCGGCCTGCTCGGGCTCGCGGGATCCCGGCTGCCGCGCGGCATGATCCGGTCGCTCCCCCTCGCCCTGGACCGCCACGGCATCACCCTGCGCTGCGAGTACGAATCCGGCCACTGCGACCT
Protein-coding regions in this window:
- a CDS encoding GNAT family N-acetyltransferase, with the protein product MNITLRVDATPSASALLLRPWGDGDIEPLVEAFRDPALRRGASGPLETPEDVRGWLEVQRCGWVTGERLGFAVREERPGPGEGRLVGSVVIKGAGSGRESAEVGYWTVAHARGRGVAPRALEALTGWAFQAFAAEGLESLNLLHQVDNPASCRVAEKARYGFRRVLPAWPPSFPRDGHLHVRQAGGPA
- a CDS encoding DUF2470 domain-containing protein, translating into MSIEADTDTVPAGPTDAEQVRTVLSRATSLSLTTTGQAYDLIGLHSVSTKGQVTLHPHPGSPLAQEAVDAPMRSLAALLEFTDIAPTPLRDRVRARVTVSGWLAPAGGGALRLDAARVSLRTPAGATDVGLDEIALAEPDPLAVEEAAMLTHLADSHEELMAGLLGLAGSRLPRGMIRSLPLALDRHGITLRCEYESGHCDLQLLFPALARDATDAGEQIRRLLTAPRSCAHQHHHSHS
- a CDS encoding ricin-type beta-trefoil lectin domain protein yields the protein MDSPRLSRRLLRSVLSAVTLALVTTTLVGGGAPARSPALSGAAASATMTFDEEFDGSAGSAVNGARWQTETGDNVNNHERQYYTAGSSNAALDGQGHLVITARKENPNNYQCWYGACQYTSARLNTSGKFTQTYGHVEARMKIPRGQGMWPAFWMLGDNIGQVGWPNSGEIDIMENVGFEPSTVHGTLHGPGYSGSAGIGAGYTLPGGQAFADAFHTFAIDWAPDSVTWSVDGNVYQHRTPADTGGNTWAFNKPFFLILNLAVGGYWPGDPDNNTTFPQQLVVDHVRVTTSDSQPPAGSGTITGLAGKCVDVAAASSANGTPVQLYDCNGTAAQKWSVGGDGTIRALGKCLDVASGGTANGSVVQLWDCNGSAAQRWAVSGARDIVNPQADKCLDVTGNSSANGARLQIWTCTGATNQKWTVNS
- a CDS encoding chitinase, with the protein product MRRDLLRGHAPAVRSALGVVAAAALLAGLTGSPALGAAAATGQITGVGGKCVDIAAGGTANGTPVQLYDCNGSAAQQWSLGGDGTVKALGKCLDVASGGTANGSVVQLWDCNGSAAQRWSVSGARDIVNPQADKCLDATGNSSANGTRLQIWTCTGAANQKWTAPAVGGGGGDPAGPGAMAVAPYLYNGWGSPPSPTTVMNATGVKWFTLAFVLSNGYCNPQWDGGRPLTGGVDQQTVNTVRAAGGDVIPSFGGWSGNKLESSCSSAAELAAAYQKVINAYGLKAIDIDIEADAYASATVQQRTVDALKTVKAANPGIKLYVTFGTGQSGPDDSLIRKASASGLTVDSWTIMPFDFGGAGKNMGNLTVSAAEGLKNAVKNAYGYTDDQAYRHTGISSMNGITDDNETVTVADFRTILAYAQQRHLARLTFWSVNRDRPCTGGGADTCSGVSQQPWDFTKVFAQYAG
- a CDS encoding RICIN domain-containing protein, which translates into the protein MAATPAPAAVPAGSAPRAAAAAAALPTGWATVVNSGSGKCLDARSAATVNGTAVQQYTCNNSTAQQWSLTATSGGYVRINNRNDANQVVDVSNVSTADNAAVHLWAYGGGTNQQWQPVDEGGGAYHFVNRNSGKCLDVPAASMADSVQLVQYTCNNSAAQRFQVTPVATAPGDVDLGPNVVVFDPSMPSSTIQGRLDTIFRQQETNQFGNQRYAVMFKPGTYSNDVNVGFYTQVLGLGQSPDSVTINGAVHAEADWFPPQNATQNFWRGAENLSVNPTGGTDRWAVSQAAPYRRMHVRGNLALDDGGWASGGFMADTKIDGQVRSGTQQQWITRNSTLGSWTGSNWNMVFVGSQGVPATSFPNPPYTTVNQAPVIREKPFLYVDGSGAYQVFVPALRDNASGTTWAGGNAAGTSLSLDKFFVVKAGATAAQINAALAEGKNLLVTPGVYHLDQTLKVTRPDTVVLGLGLATFIPDNGVTAMTVADVDGVKVAGILFDAGTTNSPTLMEVGPAGSSAAHAANPTSLHDVFFRVGGAAVGRATTSLVVNSDHVIGDHMWIWRGDHGTGIGWNSNKADTGLVVNGDDVTMYGLFVEHYQKHQTIWNGNGGRTYFYQNEMPYDVPDQASWMNGSIQGYAAYKVAASVTSHQAYGLGSYCFFSSNPAVAAEHAFEVPDNPNVRFQSMVTVSLGGTGTIRHVINGRGGPSNSSSNVANLVSQP